cacgcttacattctctgcccctccccctccaggtCCTGAGAGCATTGCTATCGCACTGTATGACTATGAGGGTATAAATGATGGAGACCTGGGCTTCAAGAAGGGAGACAAGCTTAAAATCTTACAGGAGTGAGTGTCTCTGACAATTATACATAAACATGATGCATTCATACCCCATACAGAGCACTGTATACAATACATATAATACATATTCCCCCACCTGtcacaatctgtctgtctgtctgtctgtctgtctgtctgtctgtctgtctgtctgtctctccctctatctctctctctttctgtaggtCTGGAGAATGGTGGAGAGCCCAGTCAATCAGCACAGGCCAGGAAGGCTTCATCCCCAGTAACTATGTAGCCATAGACAGCCTTGAAACCGAAGAGTAAGTATGTTAAAATCAAGCAAATTAAATCAAACTTCacaatgcgccgaatacagcaggtgtagaccttacagtgaaatgcttacttacaaacaagcacttaaccaacaatgcagtttttaaaaaaaatacggataagaaaaAGATAtaaaagtaattaaagagcagcagtaaaataaaaatagcaaGACTatttacagagtcaatgtgcgggggcaccggttagttgaggtgatatgtacatgtaggtagagttattaaagtgactatgcagatgATGATAACAAAAGAGAGTAGTAGCGGTGTAAAAGAGGAGTGGGGGGGAGGTcacgcaaatagtctgggtagccatttgacaaggtgttcaggagtcttatggcttgggggtagaagctgttttagaagcctcttggacctagacggCGCTCccgtactgcttgccgtgcggtagcagagagaacagtctatgactggggtggctggagtctttgacaatttttagggccttcctctgacaccgcctggtatagaggtcctggaaggcaggaagcttggccccagtgatgtactgggccggtcgcactaccctctgtagcgccttgcagtcagaggccgagcagttgccataccaggcagtgatgcaaccagtcaggatggtgcagctgtagaaccttttgaggatctgaggacccatgcaaaaacctattctcctgagggggaataggttttgtcgtgccctcttcacaactgtcttggtgtgcttggaccatgttaatttgttggtgatgtggacaccaaggaacttgaagctctcaacctgctccactgcagccccatcgatgagaatggggacgtgcttggtcctctttttcctgtaggagggagaggttgttgtcctggcaccagttgagggagaggttgttgtcctagcaccacacgaccaggtctctgacctcctccctataggctgtctcatcgttgccggtgatcaggcctaccactgttgtctcatctgcaaacttaatgatggtgttggagtcgtgcctggctgtgcagtcatgagtgaacagggagttcagggggggactgagcacacacccctgaggagcccctgtgttgaggatcaatgtggcggatgtgttgttacctacccttaccaactgggggcggcacgtcaggaagtccaggatccagttgcacagggaggtgtttagtcccagggtccttagcttagtgatgagctttgagggcactattgtgttgaactctgagctgtagtcaatgaataacattctcacataggtgttccttttgtccaggtgggaaagggcatgcaatagagtgcaatagagatttcaTCATCTGTGGATGTGTGGGCCATTTGTGggttaatggtgttgatgtgagccatgaccagcctttcgaagcatttcatggctacagatgtgagtgctacgggtcggtagtcatttaggcacgTTACCTTAGAGTTCATGGGCACAGgcattatggtggtctgcttaaaaagtgttggtattacagactcagactgggagaggttgaaaatgtcagtgaagacacttgccagttggtcagcgaatgctcgcagtacacatcctggttatccatctggccctgcggccttgtgaatgttgacctgtttaaaggtcttattcacatcgACTGCGGATAGCTTGATCATGCattcttccagaacagctggtgctctcatgcatgtttcagtgttatttgcctcgaagcgagccagaagtagtttagctcatctggtaggcttgtgtcactgggcagctctcggcggtgcttccctttgtagtctgtaagggtttacaagccctgccagatccgacgagcgtcagagccggtgtattaCGAtatgatcttagtcctgtattgacgctttgcctgtttgatggtttgtccgagggcatagcgggatttcttataagcttccgggttagagtgcCGCTCCTTTAGTGTGGATGTTTCAtgttatccatggcttctggttggggtatgtacgtacggtcactgtggagacgacgtcaacaatgcacttattgatgaaaccaatgactaatgtggtgtactcctcaatgccatcagaggaatcctggaacatattcctgtgctagcaaaacagtcctgtagcttagcatctggtTCATCTGACTACtttcgtattgagcgagtcactggtgcttcctgctttaatttttgcttgtaagcaggaattgggaggatagaattatggtcagatttgccaaatggagggcgagggagagctttgtaagcGTCTCTGTGTGAGGAgcaaaggtggtctagagttttttccccgcTGGtttcacatttaacatgctgatagaaatttggtaaaacagatttaagtttccctgcattaaagtccctggctactaggagcgccgcctctcggtgagcgttttcttgtttgtttttggCAGAATACAGTTCATTCAACGCTGTCTTAGTGCCTCTGACTGCCACGTAAAAGAGCTAAAAATAcatatgaaaactctctaggtagatggtgtggtctacagcttatcatgagatactctacctcaggcgagcaatagctcaagatttccttagatatcgtgcaccagctgttatttacaaaaagaCAGAGTCCGCTgctccttgtcttaccagacgccgctgttctatcctgtcggtgtagcgtataaccagccagttgtatgttgatagtgtcgtcgttcagccacgactccgtgaagcataagatgttacagttttgaatgtcccgttggtagtttaatctaccgtgtaggtcatctattttattgtccaaagattgcacgtttgctagcagaatggaaggaagtgggggtttattcgatcgcctactaattctcagaaggcagcccgccctctggaccctttttctccacctcctcttcacacaaatcacggggatctgggcctgttcctgaaAAAGCAGTATATCGTTCGGGTCGgcctcgtcagactcgttaaaggaaaaaatggattctgctagtccgtggaGAGTTACCAcggtcctgatatccagaagttattttcagtcataagagatggtaacggcaacattatgtacaaaataagtcggaaaaaatgagttacaaacaacgcaaataaacaaacaataaaAACACAATCGGTAGGGGGCACTTAAAAAGTTCTCCATTGTAGTGTGTGAGTAGTTTGTGAGTAGTGTGTGAGTAGTGTGTGAGTAGTGTGTGAGTAGTGTGTGAGTAGTGTGTGAGTAGTTTGTGAGTAGTGCTGCTCAAAGGAATCAGTCTGATATGACTTTCCCCGCCTTCAGGTGGTTCTTTAAAGGAGTGAGCAGGAAAGATGCAGAGAGGCAACTGCTGGCCTCAGGAAACAAAATGGGATCGTTTATGATCCGTGACAGTGAGACCACCAAGGGTGAGCAAGTTCAAAAGCTCTTATACATGTACATTATACAAGCGCCCTTTTAGACTTTAGCAAGCCATGTCTCCTTCCTGCTATAGGTAGTTACTCCCTATCCGTGAGGGACAGTGATTCCCAATCAGGAGACACAGTCAAGCATTACAAGATCCGTACGCTGGACAACGGTGGCTTCTACATCTCCCCACGCATCACCTTCACCACTCTGCAGGAACTGGTCAGCCACTATAAGAGTGAGTGTCACGGCCTTCCACAACACACTAGAGAAGGGCTATTTCAATCTTATTAACCTAAGACAGTGTTTCCCAATCcgggtcctggggaccccaaggtgtgcacattttagtttttgccctagcactacacagctgattcaaataatcaacaaATCATCAAgcttttgattatttgaatcggGCGTGTAATGCTAGGGAAAAGTTCCAAAAGGTTCACCCCTTGAGGTCCCCAGGACCCGGATGAATAAACACtgccctacgaggtccggagtaCTGCTAGTTTTCTGCTCTACATTAATCATTACTtgcacctggtgtcccaggtctaaatcagtctccGATTAGAGGCAGAAGAGTGAAACCTGCTCTGAGGTCCAGACTTGAATTTGAAGGCACTAGTGTCAACTGCTACTAAAGTTGATAGTGGATGTTGGAGATAACAGCCCCCTCTGCTGGCTGCCTGTTCTGAATATGGACACATTGTGTATTTGGCCTCCAGCAGTACTGACTTCCTATGGGTTTATTCATGTGTGTTATGTACAGTTCAATAATACTGAATGTATTTCATGTCCTGTATGTCCTTTGTGTGTGGATGTCATACTGGATGTGTTTGTTATTACCACAGAGCTGGGAGATGGTCTGTGCCAGGCCTTGACCAGCCCCTGTCTCAGTCCCAAGCCCCAGAAGCCCTGGGAGAAGGATGCCTGGGAGATTCCTCGGGAGTCCCTCAAACTGGACAGGAGGCTCGGGGCTGGCCAGTTCGGAGAAGTCTGGATGGGTGAGCTCCATGTCATTTAAAGCTTCTATTCTGTCATTCTGAGAAGGTTATGTTTGGACTAATACTGGGAGATCAGTATGagtttttatgttttttttttaaaaaacctttatttaactatgcaagtcagttaagaacaaattcttatttacaatgacggcctaactgggacaacgctgggccaattgtgcgccgccctttgggactcccaatcacagccagatgtgatacagcctggattcaaaccagggactgtagtgacacctcttgcacagagatgcagtgccttagaccactgtgccactcaggagttGTATATGTAGTCTGAAAACATTCTTGCTTTGTGGAGCATTGAACTGAGGTAACATAGGTCATGTGGTTTGACTTTGTGTATTTTGCTGTAGCTACATACAACAAGCACACCAAGGTGGCAGTGAAGACCATGAAGCCTGGCACCATGTCAGTGGAGGCTTTCCTGGACGAGGCCAACCTGATGAAGGCCCTGCAGCACGACAAGCTGGTCCGTCTGAACGCTGTGGTTACCAAAGAGGAACCAATCTACATCATCACAGAGTACATGGAAAAGGGTGTGTGTAGTACACCACAGTTTGAcattttgtttacatttacataacCACACGTCAGTGTATTTCTGTCACTgactgttttttgtgtgtgtgtgtgcatttctgtgtttgtttgtgtgtgcatttctgtgtttgtgtgtgtgtgtgcatttctgtgtttgtgtgtgcatttctgtgtttgtgtgtgtgtgtgcatttctgtgtttgtgcttgtgtgtgcgtgcgtgtgtgtgtgcatttctgtgtttgtgcttgtgtgtgcgtgcgtgtgtgtgcgcgcgtgtgtttgtgcacgtgtgtgtgtgtgtttaggtagtTTGCTGGACTTCTTGAAGAGTGATGAAGGGAACCGTGTTCAGCTCCCCAAACTCATTGATTTCTCAGCGCAGGTGAGATTCAGTTATGTCAAACTTAAACTGTcagtctggatttttttctctccgaAATGGTATGGTTTTATATTCTCCCAGTCTTCTACTGTGGTAGAAGGGAAAAGAGAACCAAAGAAAAGGGAGGATGCTTTGATCTTGTTATACCCAGTTACTGACAATATCAAGCCACTCATTTGAATACTCTTCTGTTTCATGCCTTTGTTCTGGAGTACATGTTTTTCCTATTGTGGGCAGCATTTCAATATTCAAATCCTGTCTTTAGCTTGGCAGAAGAAGGTGTGTGTGGCAGAATGTGTTTGTAAACCAAATTCTTCATGCCAATGTTTTGCTGTTCTACAATATTGTGATGTGAAATTATTTTGACAAAGTATTAGACGCAACACAATGGAACATTTCAGTTTGAAACCTGCTCATACAGTATTTCCAGTTGTACACCTGTTGCTACAGATATCGAGAGGCAATGAGGAACTTATgaacagaaaagcagaacttatgAACGCATGGGCATGTTTATGTCATCTGCTGTATGTAGTGAGGGGAGGTGAAGTGTGAGaatgaaacaaaaaataaaaaagatattGAAATGGAATATGAGGAGTCGAgttacaaaaagagagagagagagagaggatcattaaAAGAGAAGGGAACAGGAAGACAGATTGGTCTGCTCAGATTTAAATCTACTATGCCAGATTTTGTTATGTTCAATTATTCCACTGAGATTGGTACACAGATAAGGCTTATCTAGTTgcgatagaaatgtaaaggtcatttggGATGGAGCTGACATATATATCcagtgtttaccgtgaatgcagtctccatgaatgccaaaacattgcctttaaatttcaatagCTTTATAGAGATGAACTTTAGCGATGTGGATGGAATACGTCAGTCAGTTTGTGTCTATAtacatgtgtgagagagagaaaagagaaagagagggaagaaataAAGAACGATTgaaggagtgtgagagagagagagagagggagaggatgagaggtgaAAGATAAAAGCCTGATGGTAGTTGTAAGTTTAAAATGGGCCCAGATGGTCCCAGTATGGAagggaaatattgttccagtTGAGTTGATATCAGAGTAATCAGTGGTCGTAAATGACACGATTGGCAAATTGAAAGTCCTTTATCTTTATTACTATagctatcattatcattattttaAGTTTGAATGACTGATTATTTTATTGTCCCGTAGCAGAACCTAAAGGGAAAACAATAGATATATTTCACAATAAATCATTGAGAGCACTTGGGACATGAATTAATTGAAGCACCCATTCTCCTGCTTTCCTATTGTCTGAGGACATCCAACCATGTCTTTGTCCACAGATTGCAGAAGGTATGGCCTACATTGAGCAGAGGAACTATATCCACCGGGACCTGCGAGCCGCCAACATACTGGTGTCCAAGGCTCTGGTGTGCAAGATCGCTGACTTTGGCCTCGCCCGAATCATTGAGGACAATGAGTACACAGCCAGGGAGGGTAAGATCAGCATCTAGCAGTATCCCCTTGGTGAACAAGTATCTGTGTCACATAAAGGGGGGGTTCAACTGACTGTGACATGACAGCTGAGTTAACCAATAATAGTACGGTAGAGTACAGTGGTTTGGAATTAGAATTAGAGAACAAGGGAAGTCAGAGTTGGAACAAGGAACTGTGGGATACTGTATCAGAGGGACAGATATCATTGTGTCAGAGGGAAGTGTGAATGAGTGACATGGTTTGAATAGAAAACACAATGTTGAGACAAGCTGCTGTAATATCTTTTCAGTGACAGCAGGGGGCAGCAGACGTACAGTAAGAAAGCACTAATGTTGTTCCCTAACAGGAGCAAAGTTCCCCATCAAGTGGACGGCCCCAGAGGCAATCAACTACGGCTCCTTCACCATCAAATCAGACGTCTGGTCCTTTGGCATCCTACTGACAGAGATCATCAGCTATGGACGCACACCATATCCAGGTCTGAGGACCTGAATGAGAACATGCCCTCTGCTGTACTTGCACTTGTAATGTACTGTGTGTTCATTGAATGATGAATGAAATGAATAAAGTGTAAAGTTCACAGTCTCGCCCTATAATGATGTGCTTCTGTGCTGGCTCTGTCATCTAGGGATGACGAACCCAGAAGTGATCCGCTCTCTGGAGAGAGGCTACCGAATGCAGCGCACCGACAGCTGTCCCCAGGAGCTCTATGACGTCATGTTGGAGTGCTGGAAGAACAAGCCCGAGGACCGTCCAACCTTTGAGTATCTTCAGAGTGTCCTGGAGGATTTCTACACCGCAACAGAGAGCCAGTACCAGCAACAGCCTTGAGCCAGTCAGAAAGATCCAGGCAGATACATAGCATCCTCTCATACTTCTATGTACCTGTATAGAGTAGCCTACAGACTAACCTACagagaaaaacatgtttttagatggTTCCTTATGAAATATGGCATTTACTGTAGCTTTATGAATGATGACCTAACAAATTAATTACAGCGATTCATGACATGGCTGACTGTGATGGGTTTCAGAATTTTACTTTATTTAAATATATGAGTGGccagaaataaaaaaaactagcCAAGGTTTAGCCTTTT
This window of the Oncorhynchus clarkii lewisi isolate Uvic-CL-2024 chromosome 16, UVic_Ocla_1.0, whole genome shotgun sequence genome carries:
- the LOC139368965 gene encoding tyrosine-protein kinase HCK-like, with protein sequence MGCVGSKEQQDPSSKGVNDDTLSRTQPAHYVKDPTTGTKANRTISTGPTVPSDGPESIAIALYDYEGINDGDLGFKKGDKLKILQESGEWWRAQSISTGQEGFIPSNYVAIDSLETEEWFFKGVSRKDAERQLLASGNKMGSFMIRDSETTKGSYSLSVRDSDSQSGDTVKHYKIRTLDNGGFYISPRITFTTLQELVSHYKKLGDGLCQALTSPCLSPKPQKPWEKDAWEIPRESLKLDRRLGAGQFGEVWMATYNKHTKVAVKTMKPGTMSVEAFLDEANLMKALQHDKLVRLNAVVTKEEPIYIITEYMEKGSLLDFLKSDEGNRVQLPKLIDFSAQIAEGMAYIEQRNYIHRDLRAANILVSKALVCKIADFGLARIIEDNEYTAREGAKFPIKWTAPEAINYGSFTIKSDVWSFGILLTEIISYGRTPYPGMTNPEVIRSLERGYRMQRTDSCPQELYDVMLECWKNKPEDRPTFEYLQSVLEDFYTATESQYQQQP